Proteins from a genomic interval of Oceanispirochaeta crateris:
- a CDS encoding LruC domain-containing protein, with protein sequence MRKPKVSIKTVYALGMIAALFITSTIMSGCTDSGLLADRSLSIGELPDQSEGSSVIPQDSVFDTGRSAQDFSFESYVTVGLDLSLSIIDEEGEYLPGDDNIVIVTVTTLQDNELFRGMAAPDGKVQGFFGVPTSIDSILLSIAGPGLDGRVLTIDNPAALSVIKRDLQVVSLLTGRTLSAALVDSDGDGVPDIYDAFPADPTVAFEIAFPGDGSNVFTVAYEDNFPNLGDGDYNDFVANYSVSARGLSNKLFLLSGTATALAKVAGYDHEFGLVFRIPGASGTLSTTLNGSPVIQNLAVADEIQIPLFASTSEATSDGYSTASFTIIFSTNPGVPLTDLPPAPFDPYLYIKNTDYDVHLIGESPLPGSQLSSDEDYRDADGFPRALLVPGDFAAPQEMTSILDAYPRFQAWVDAEGGIDPDGLITSDWYFYPDSTLTMDISS encoded by the coding sequence ATGAGAAAACCAAAGGTTTCTATAAAAACTGTTTATGCACTGGGAATGATTGCAGCCCTTTTTATAACATCAACGATAATGTCCGGATGTACCGATTCAGGACTTTTAGCTGATCGAAGTTTATCCATTGGAGAATTGCCCGATCAATCTGAAGGTTCTTCTGTCATTCCGCAGGATTCTGTTTTTGATACCGGCCGTTCTGCCCAGGACTTTTCCTTTGAATCCTATGTTACTGTTGGTTTGGATTTGAGTCTCTCCATAATTGATGAAGAAGGGGAATACCTTCCCGGGGATGATAATATTGTCATTGTTACCGTGACGACCTTGCAGGACAACGAACTTTTTAGGGGAATGGCTGCACCGGACGGAAAGGTTCAGGGATTTTTTGGAGTTCCTACTTCGATCGATTCCATACTTCTTTCAATCGCTGGTCCCGGCTTAGACGGCCGTGTTTTAACCATTGATAATCCTGCTGCTTTGAGCGTCATCAAACGGGATCTCCAGGTAGTCTCCCTTTTGACAGGCCGCACCCTTTCCGCTGCTCTTGTTGATTCTGATGGAGACGGTGTGCCTGATATTTATGATGCCTTCCCCGCTGACCCTACGGTCGCCTTCGAAATTGCCTTCCCGGGAGACGGAAGCAATGTGTTCACTGTTGCCTATGAGGATAACTTTCCCAATTTGGGTGATGGGGATTATAATGATTTTGTGGCTAATTATTCTGTTTCAGCAAGAGGGCTGAGCAACAAGTTGTTCTTGCTTTCCGGTACGGCAACGGCTCTGGCAAAGGTCGCCGGATATGATCATGAGTTTGGGCTGGTCTTTCGCATTCCCGGTGCCTCAGGGACTCTTTCTACAACTTTAAATGGATCCCCTGTTATCCAGAATCTAGCCGTGGCTGATGAAATTCAAATTCCCCTGTTTGCAAGCACTTCTGAGGCTACGTCTGACGGATACTCCACTGCCTCTTTTACGATTATCTTTAGTACAAACCCGGGTGTGCCTCTTACAGATCTCCCTCCTGCTCCTTTTGATCCTTATCTGTATATTAAAAACACCGATTATGATGTTCATCTTATAGGTGAGTCGCCTCTGCCCGGCTCCCAGTTATCTTCTGATGAGGATTACCGGGATGCAGATGGCTTCCCCAGAGCCCTTCTAGTTCCCGGAGATTTTGCAGCTCCACAGGAAATGACAAGTATTCTGGATGCTTATCCTCGTTTTCAGGCTTGGGTGGATGCTGAAGGGGGAATCGATCCTGATGGGCTGATTACTTCAGACTGGTATTTTTATCCGGATTCTACATTAACCATGGATATTTCCTCCTAG